The following is a genomic window from Falco cherrug isolate bFalChe1 chromosome 9, bFalChe1.pri, whole genome shotgun sequence.
GGTTGTAGCACTAAAATACGCTCTAGCAATAGCATGAAGTTCagaggtgtatttttttttctactgcatgTGTGATACTTCCCATGaaatgtcttcagaaaaagaagtatcTCACAAGTTCTAATTGCTGATCCTTCTGTGAAAGGCATATGGTTATGTGGCTTTTTTGAAAGGTGCTGTTCTCCACTTGCTCTCACACACAAATAATCAGAAATTGTCATTCAGAAAGTAGCGTTTTAATGTGTAGTAGTAGTTCTTTACGATTGGGAGAATAGGTCAATGCACACAGATAGGAATGTTGAACATTTATAATGAAACATGATGCAGTTgtacttctttaaaaattgaaGATGTGGCATACATTTTGATAATGGAATAATGGAGACTCCCTACCTCAGCTATCATTTCTGTTCAAGACCATTAGGATTCAGAATATTAAGAGCAGAGCAACTGGGCGTTAACAGCCTGCGTTCAACATCTGTCATGCTGGAGTCCATTAGTGTTCAATTGCATGCTATTGTTTTTGGATTATTCAACCTCTTTCATTGTCATTGCTTCTGCTAGGGATTAATCAGCTGTTTACAACTACACCAAGTTTTGGAGtcataatgaaaacaattgAGCTATAGTTCTAAATAAATATACAGTATTCAGTCTCTAATGAAAAAAGTTACTGATTTATGAAAGCTGGTAACAATTTAATTAAGTTTGAAATCAATACAGATAATAAATCATTGTGTggcaggtttggggtttttttaacctgttgtGTATCTTATAAAATGATTGTATGATGTTTCCTTGTAAGTTTATGTAGATAATGGTTTTAATAATACAAGTACAGTAAAAGAAAGGTGTTTTGATTATGGGGTGTGGGTATATATATGGTGGCTTCCCTATCATTACAGTTGGTAGCAGAAATAATCCCTTACTGCCAGCaaccagatttctttttttcacatccttttttattctctttactTATTTAGGGATATTTCTAagatgacactttttttttttttaaattcacataACATACACATATATTCTTCATTGTGATGTAGTAAAAAGGGCagttttcagattattttaggATTACATGTTTTTGTGTATGTCTATATCACAACctatctaaatatttttacaatcATTAGGTAAATTCATAGCTACATCTGAactgtttaaatatatttaaattattttaatgacattAGATTTGCAGAGAGGTGAATACATAATCCCCATTTTTGTCAAGATACTACTCTCTCTGCAATGTTATGTACTTTATACAACATGAAAATTGTGAGTGCTGAAGAATTTCTGGTAATTAGAGTACTTATTTTGGTACCACATAGTGCAAAAGAGTAGTATTCTCAGCCATATACAATTAAGGTATTTCTCCTCTGTTTCATTAGAACAGTTATTTCTTCTACCCTAAATACTATCTAACcagaattttcacattttaatgtaCAAATACTAcaatgcacagatttttttttttcctgagttgcAACAGATTATCCATTGAAAGGATCTTTTGCTTAACTGCCCAGTCTTGTGGGGCCAGCCAGACACTACTCCAGATGGCAAGTTGTTAGGGCTGGACAGAATGGCTTTGGAAGACTTCTCAACAGATGAAGGCTGGCTGTAATGTTTGgattttactgttttgtgtttttttctgcctgtagTTCCCAGGGTGGGAAGGTACTGGGATGGAAGCAGAGTGCCGCCCGCCCACCTGCTACCACCTGTTTAGCTTCTGCAGTTTCTATAAAGCCTTGTGTCAGTAAGACACAATCATTGCTTGCCGGCAGGAGTCAAGAAAGGAGAGATTTCTGTTATGAAGTTACGTCTTCACTTTGCAACAGTGCATCATTTCAAAATACTCTCCTAAACTGAATCAGAActtctttcatttgaaatggTTATTTGGAGTGGATGTGTCCTTAATCCATTCAGATCCTTTTTGAATCAAGTGGACCATTTTCTTCAGTAACATACTTTTTGAGAATGGagatttcattgttttctaTCTCTTCGAgttcaaacaaattaaaagaatgaaaacataaGACATTAaaacctctttatttttttttttttttaacaataagaAGCGATTTTCAGACATTTCCAGAAGAATCAGAAGacctttcattttatttttcttttctttgagatGCTGAGAAAAATATTCCGTCATTGATATCTGGAAACAGATTCAAGAGGTACGCAGGCTGCTCACTTGAGTGCTTTCCCTACTGCTCTTTAGAtacctaatttttaaaaagtaatctctgtgtgtgtgaaactGAAGCTGCATTGAATATGAAAACCTGTAAATCCAGTCATTTGGATTCAGGTGTAGAATCAAACATCCAGTGCAGAAGTGGACCAGGCTGTGTTGTGAAGTGCAGTTCGGAAAGAATGGAGAATGCTGCCAAGAGGAGACTGGCTGCCAATGCCAGGGAGAGAAGACGGATGCAAGGACTGAACACAGCCTTTGATCGTTTGAGAAAGGTGGTGCCACAGTGGGGTCAAGACAAGAAGCTGTCCAAGTATGAGACCCTTCAGATGGCTTTGAGTTATATCATGGCTCTCACTAGAATACTTGCCGAAGCAGAAAGATACAGTACTGAAAGAGAGTGGATTAGCCTTCACTGTGAACACTTTCATCCGGAGAGCTGCCACCATTACACGGGACAAAAAATGGCAATGGACAGTGATCCTTATGCACAGCGAATATTCAGCTATCACCCCGAACACTTTCAAATAGCTAATTAGATCTTTTTATGCACTGAGAATATGCCACAGGCCAGATGTGTTATTTAATAATTAGCAAGAGTTAATCTGCTTGAATAAGGTAATATTGGCATTATAATAGCTCGGTCTTGTTTGCATCTTATACTAATTtgacaaaataaatttgctttgaGAACTTTACatcaaaatgcatttaagaaGATTGAATATATTTAATGCTGGTGGAAAGCAtacttttaatttgaaatctTTCTGACAGTTGCTTCCTTGTTCATGTAGTTCATTTGATCCTTTTATTAATTAagtttttggtgggttttttttttttttttttgtaatgaatgATGATACTATTTTCTACAGATCATGGGCCAAATTGACCTGTGGTGTAACTGAATGGACTAACACCAGAAATTAACTTAAttccatgtttttatttttatgtcagtTTTAAAGTtattctttggtttgttttcacaTAAATGGCTCCCATGGAAAAAGTTTTATAATGTTTTGGAGTTCTAGTCCTCAGAGAACTAACTTTCTTAAACTTTGTAAGTTTAACATGTGGGTTCCAAAGTTGCGTAGGTTTGCTTTAATCCTATTTATGGTGTCTCTTGTATGCTCGAAAAAGAGCTAGTATCGAGTCATGGAAggaaggtttttattttcaatggCTGTAAAAGCACATGTGATTGCATACCATAAATGAGAATGCTTGAGTGAAAATAATCTAAACTTCTAGATTTTTTTAGGCTTTAAAtgtttggattttaatttttaggcTTATGTTATCTGGAAACAATAATAGATTTTGTAAATCGTAAATAAAGTGTTTTCTATGCTAATGTCCTCGCCAGCTATCTGAAATTCCTACTGTAGGAATTACTTACTAGTGGATTTCCTGCCCCAGGTGTTGCACTACTACCATCATAGTCCTGGCAGTTTAATGTGCAGAAGGATCAACTAGCAAATGATGCTTGCTTCTAAGTTAGAGTAAGAAGTGTGTTTTATGTACCCTCTGAAAAACAGACTTTAAAGATAAGAGTTTGGTAGAAAGTTATAAAGCCTTCTGCAAAGCAGTTGAGTTCATTTCAGCCCTGGTGGCGCCCTGAATggccttttgtttgtttgcttctttcagTTGTAGAAGTGGgtagaaaaggcagaaaaggacaGGAGGTGGGGAAGCTCGAAAAATGAGTAgaagcagggcagctggagaagcagatGTGTTTGTAGCAGGATGTAGAGCCTGCAAAAGTTTGACTGCTGATGTCAGTTGTGATGGCGGCAGACTGTGAAGCTGAAGGGTACTGCTGCTGGTGCTTCTGTGGGGAGTTTCCAGGAACAAGCCCTTGCTACTGTTAGCCatgagggagaaggagaaaaggagctGCTGTCCCAGAACAGCTGTTGGTGGGTTTCCAGCAGGGAAGGCTGGCGGgttccctgctggctgctgccatgtCTTATATTTTAGAATTCTTGCAAATGACAAATGAATAGCTTTGATAGgagttatttttaacaattaagcagctttcagtgaaaaacaaaagcatcagTAGGAACTAAGCCCTGTTTTGGGAGAGCGGGGACTCTGCTGCAGGAACAGTTACATACAAAGATCTGACCTTACTGTCTGTCTTCTCTCAGAAGTCTTATTGACGTTTTGCCCTTGGTCACCATCATGCAGACTAGTAGGCTTCCTGAGGCGCAAGTTGGACTGTTCATGGAGTGAAAGCTGCTGGGACAGACTTTCAGGCTAGGTTAAACACATGTAGAAGAGGCACTGTATGTTCTGAGCAACTCTGTCCTTTAAACACTGGCATTCAGGAGTGgtttttatgtatattttagCCTCTCTAAAGGTAATGAATTGtgttaattattaaaatatggGCTTTTGCTTCTTACGAATTACATTAGGTCTTTATCAGCAAACAGAAAGTGGATTCAACCTTCTGGGAGTATGAAGTTATGTAATGGATTTATTTGCAGAATTATATATAGAGAGAATAGAATTAAATGTTGTCCATCATATACCCAAGTTAATACTGTTTGGATATTACTCATCAGTCAATATTACAgttgattttaataaaaatcaatacaatCCATAAATAATGTGCCATTTTACACTAATTCATTAACAAATAAGTAAACCTTAAGCAGACATTGTCTCACCTGCACTGCTAGCACAGTAATGGGTTTTCCATCCTGAAATGGGAGTATGATGCAAGTAAATCATGCAATTATATGACACGGAAAACTTGGCTTAGTGAAAGGTAACCTTCTAAATCTTAGGTGGGAAGGGTAATACAATGCAAAAGCATAAATGTCAAGAGTAGTGTGCAAGAACAGTACTGATGTGTTTCTGCACTTCTGGcatataatttcatttagtGGGACATGACATTGCAGTTTATATGTAATTTACATAAAAGTACTTAACATCCATTTCtctttggattttgtttcttccatGCAGCATTGTAATTTAGCATCCACTGCATATGGTGATACATAGAATTATAAAGGTAAGGGATTAATATGCAGTGAATGATTAAATGGTGGTAACATCACATAAAGAGGaacaaaccaacacaaaatATCTGTGGTCATGTTACCAAAATTCATTCAGAATGGAAACTGAAGTCCTAAAAAGCACTTCAGCGCAATACATTGCTTGTGAACACTTTGTAAAGCAGGTCTTTGCATCAGTCTCTGTGATTGAACAATATAATAAGATTATAATCCTCCTTCTCTTAGATTTGGTTTTGCTAGTGGGAGGTGAATGTTTTACTGATCTCTTTTATCTTGATGCTAATTCATAATGTTACTAGTGGAAACATTCTGATTTTATGTAATGCTgtagtatttttgtttcctgggaGGGTGCAGTGTTGAGCTGGAAGTTGGGTTTTCCAGTTTACTGTAGTACTGAAGGCAGCAGAGTAAGTTCTTTATAGTGTATAGGCAGCTGTCTGCCTATTGATGATGTCAGTGCTTTTTGGGGAGTCAGTTGGGGTGAGGGGGAAGTTTAATcattaaaaattctttctgGAGGCAGTCTAAGAAGCAGATACTATCCATGCTGGTTTGGACTTCTCAAACTCAACAACTTTTCAGGAAGTCAGTTTCTTTTTATAGCTTTCCTTTACAAATTTCCTTTACAAATCCTTCAGCGACACTTTGTGGATGTAAACATGACCATTTAACTTGGGTTTGATTAttgctttcaaatatttttttccctactggGTGTTTGGTGCTTGTCAGATGACGGCTGTGACCCTTGTTCTGTGCTGGACTTTACTGGTATGGGCACTTGAAGCCCCTTCCCGTTAGATAATTGTTGCTTCCAGCGGGCCTCCAAATGAAGTAAAAGTTGAATTGCTCAGAGCTTGGTGTGTTTTTAGTGACTGAGTTTTGTCTGCTCAGAAATTTTTGTCCCACTGAACAGcagtgcaaaactgaaatacttctaTTTGTAGTGTCATTACATTGTAATTCTAGAACCACATTATTGTGAGAACATGGGGGATGATGAGAAATGCTTGTTTCATTCAATATTTGTTGTGTGCTACACATACATGTCACACTATTGAAATTCAGTGTGAAATTCTAATGAATTATTTGTGGGAAATTAACCTTTATTCTTGCAAAAGGTTCAGActgcagaattttctgtttgaagtaGCTATAGATACTCAgtttctatgattctttgaATCATATCACCCTGTTTTGACAAGATGACCAGTGTTATATTTGAACTGGAACTGGAGTGACATTTTTAGCTGCAGTAACTTTTCAGTGGCTGAAGGTGGAATTAGGGTAGTACATTCCCAAAATGTATGTTAGTAATGAAAAGTCAGTGGCTTCTTCCTAAGTATTGAGGTCAACAGTGGATATGTATTAGCATGTCTTACAACTTTAATTCATTCCCATTttataggctttttttttccatctcaccATTTATAAGATATTTAGGGCACAGTCCATCTTGTACTGTACACACATACAGAGCAAAGCTCAATTCTTGACTAGAATTCCTAAACGATGCTGCAGTACAaattctgaaaagtaaaaatgttgcCAACCTTAATTTTAGTGAAGTCAGTGACACTGCAACTTCTTTGTGGGGGGAAGCATGAGTATCATTAGATTTTTTAGTATTTAGCTAAGTTGCCTATACCTTGTAAAGTAGAACTTCCTTGGTGAAATCTTTGTGGAAGTCCCAACTGTGATATGGTTCACTAggcacagatttttaaaaatatgatttccAATCCAATttttgatttccaaaaataagtGTTTGCCTTAAGGTAGTTACCCTTGCACTTAGATTTCCAGCTATTTGAACTAAGCAATATGGATGCAATTTTCTGTAACTTAGGAGTTAAATTTAGctagatttaaaaaattcaataaGAATTTACAGAACAGCTTCTGTTTGCTCCAAATATGTTCAGCTGTTCTATCGCTACAAAATATCCAGGGAAAAAAACGAATGCACTGAGAATAAAGACGTGTTTATTCATTGAAGAAGCAGTCCAGTGTTTCCTATACACAGATATCTTGTAACAAACATTGATTTCACCTGGTACCTGGGCActtcttaaaaatgctttgtttttataattaCATTTCAAGGAAatgtggctttaaaaaaaacaaagcaaccccatgtataatatttaaatatattttctaccAAAGAGTACATTTTAATATTGTCtacccatttttttcctaatttgtaattcagttttcatttataCAGAAATTAGCATGCAAAATGTATCTTATACAGAATTTACTTAAAATGTCTGCATATGTAACTCCAGGGAATAAGAAGTTCATTGTTGAACGGcttcctgcagcccagggtgcatagtctttttctttttttttttttctccaaaatttcAGAacatcttcagtatttttccatttctttacaaAACTGTGTTGCCTGCTGCTAACTGATTGTGTGATCCTAAAGGATGGtcagtttctgaaaagaatttcCCACTGATCTAAATGGAGAATGCCACTTATATTCATAGCACATAGAGCCCGTTATTTCTTTGTGTTATGTAATAAATGGTCCTTCATATCTATAGTGGACTTGAAGTATAAAGGCATTAATAAAAGCAGCTTGTGTTGCTCAGAAGAAATCATAAAGTGTTTAGGAGCAGCTTTAGCTCATGGAGTTGTAGCTGAGCTAAAATGATCTTAAGAACATTGTCTCTGATGTAGCAGGCACAGAAGTACACAGAAATCAAGCCAGGTAGGAACAGAGAAATATAGTTACATGGGAAACCAAAATCAGTACCAGCAAATGCAATGTGCTGCGtcatttttcccccctgttcTCTTCTGTACCCAAGCTATAAGATCCCGCTTCCTTCAGGTTTACATCCGCTGctcatttaaaattcattccAAAGTCTGCTAATGGACCCTTATACAAATAATATGCTAAATCATTCAAGTTGAAAATGTATAGGGAAGAGTGAAATCTGATGTGGTTTGTGCGTTTGATTGGCCCTCATTTAGTTTTCACTTGTTCAAGTGCTGGATGCACAGCTAAGGCTTGAAAACAGTCCTCTGTAACAGGTCTCCAGTGCCCTACTGCACAGAGCAACTGGGAGTGTTGGTCTAGACCCAGTAAACTGGTGTTCCAGGGGGAGTGTGTGGGCTAGGCGACCAGTGCAATAGACAGAGTCTGTATGGATTTTTGAGACACAATGGAGTTTGGCTATGGGAGACTGTAGGTAGAAGTATATGCTCAAGCGTAGGCTTTGGAGGCTAATTCTCCGATACACTGAGAATCTGGCAAATCTATTGCCCTTTAAAACATAGTGTTTGCCCCAAAGATTCATTGGCTTCTGCTCTGGTATCCCTGAGAAAACTTGTTCTTTCAAACTTTGATGAGTGGGCTGAGgttatcagaaaaagaaagcatagtttaaaaccaaagcaaattgATATtagaactgtttaaaaaagcagcaactgtATTTCACAATTAACCTGCTAGAAGCATGGCTAGTATAAACTTGACAgtattttatgattttcttCTAGATAATGTAAGGTCTGATTCCATTAACCAGCTGTCACAGTAAAGCTCTGAGGAAACCTCTGGTCTTGTTGCACACTTTCAGTTACTTGAACACTTGAAGGACACAGTTTTGTATGCAACACTGAAGCATTTATTTAGGCTTAGGTAAGACGAAAGTAAATACATTACTGAACAGgcaggtgtttgtttttttctttcgtATGCACTTAAAATATACTCAAAACTgacattaacatttttcttcccagtgagAATGACTTTggatcaaaaaataaaaaatatcaactttaatcaagaaaaaattacaaaatagaATTTTAAGGCTCAAAGTGATTATCTTTGTATTGGAAATAGTAAGGCAATTAACAATTAATCACTTCTCCAATATGTAACAGTTAAAATATTCGGTTGGGTCTTGCTAGTAGTTTTGTACAAAGacattttccataaaataatgcttttaaacCTGGTAGCATTAAGAACACAGTTCTTAAAGGAATTCTTATTCAAGATTTGTTGCTTTGAAGTACCTATGATTACTGTAAACAGTTGGGATTGGCAGTTGTTTACATATCAAGATAAAGACTGCAGACTTGGCtttttgtatttgcagtgtATGCTCTTATCTTCTCATGTTAGCAGACATGAGACATTCAGAAGGTGTGTTCCACCTTCCATATGGAAGCTGTTTTAAGGCAACAAGTCCAATGATATCAATGCAAACTGCTTTGTGATGCTGCTGAGGACTAGGTTTGCACCAAGCTGGaccagaattttaaaacaaaggtaatacttttgctttttagaattgcagcacaaaagttgtcatttctgctctttgaaaTACACTGTGCCTCTGTGATTGTATACAAAACTGGAACTAGAAGGAAACGGGAAACTAAATAAACCTACAAGATTCTGAATCAGAAAACAGTGAGAGGTTACAAATCTGAGCATTTCTCTGTCTCACTGATAAAATGCTATGCTCCACATTGTGGTGTTTTAATGGACCTTGGAAGCTAATAACTAATGCTGACTTCATTTGAAGTTCTAACATTGATTTTTGTTGTCACAGTAGCCTGCCCTGAATAAGAGGATGAAACGCTATGTTAGTGTGAAGTGAAATTGGTTAttcaattaaacaaaaacaatgaACAGCCAAGCTGTTCAGGAAAGGAGCACAGTTGCATAAGCTCTAGTGCATCTTGACATATGATAAGATAGTGCTGTCCATCACAGGACAAGAACTCAAACAGCATCACGTTTTGTGACAACTTagtgttgtctctgctgcttacACAAGCCTTTCCCCCTTGCCTTTTTCATGAGTTAACAAACAcaatttttgtgtctttttctaGCAAGTCTTCTTTGTGATGAGCACATCAATACTACTAATTAACAGCGTTTACATCCATTCACATAAGCTTCCCTTACATACTTTTTATGGGCTCAGTATATGCAGAGAAATGTCCTGTAGCAGTTAATGAGCAAAATTTAACAGCTACAGACCATTTGGGATCAGATTGTGATTTTGTTTGTAGCAATTAACGAGCAAAATGTAATGACTACAGACCATTTGGAATCAGATTCTGATTTTGTTTGTATCAGATGcactgaaaataattgaaattactGGCTTCTGCATTATGTGGAGAGATGTGATGGGCAAACTTTTGATCCTTTTGGTTGTAAATACTGCTAAGGAGAGAATATTGTAGTTCAGCTTACAGTTTTGTTGATCTCTCTCTGTAGCCTACCCGTCATCTGGGGCCCCTTCTTGAATGAATAAGAATTAATCCTCCTCACACAGATTTTTGGGAAAAGTCTTTCAACAGTAGCTTCTTGTCCTCCCACTTACAAAAAACTgaatgtacattttaaaaaaacattatccCACTTAATCCCCTGCTTCAGTTCAGGTTGTAATGATATAAGTCTGGAGACATTCCGCTGAAATCATGGAGAAGAGGCTGAAGATATATGATTTACATATTTTCTCTGTGCACTGTCTTTTAATTTGTACTGAGTTTTTGGGTGTGTTGTCTGATACTGAAAAATGTGAGGACCACTACCACTGTCAATAATATTAACAAGTGTGATTCCAGCACTGGTAACCAGATACTTGCAAATAGTAAGTACTAGTGTTCCTTTCTTCTAAACTACATTCTTCTAAACTCTGATTAAAATGACCCTCTTGTAGCTAGAATTGCCTATTAGTATATATCccagtcaaaaaagaaaaagtttgtgCTTGCTTGAGCTTAGTTTCTGCGCAGTCAGTAGGTAACTTAATCCACACAGGGTGTTCAGACAGGCAGtggaaagtaaaataatttagcAAGTATAGAGTGATTTAGGTCTGAAGGAACCtcaggaggtcatctggtccaacccctcACTCAAAGCCAGGCAAGGGGCCACAGGGGAGTTCTAAGCAGACAATTGCTTGACTAAACCTGTGAAGCCTGATGGCTTGTATGCAACTTGGAGTACTTTGTATCAAGATCTACTCTTCAGTTCTGGCATGAAATAATGGGAAGACCAGCGCTGTTGGTAGGAGTAGAATTTGATCTTTCATGTCTTAatttcctcccttcccactTCCCAACAGCactggaataaataaataaaatccaataATTTTTCTTGGATTATTTTCCCAAGAATAGTTACTAATACAGGAAACTTTAAATTTTGGGTTGACCAACTCTGACTCAGTCTAGGTTTAGTTTTGAAATCCCTAAACAATCCTAAAAACAAGTGAAGATAAGAAAGATAAGAGGAGCAGGAGGTTCTCTGTCCTGGAAAATCACACGCACAATGTGTCTTAAGATGGGCACTCCGTAACTGAAGAATGAATTATAACTAAAGAAGTTCACTTCCTCTAACCCCTTGGGGAACCAACACTTAGAGACAACATAATCTGTATTTGTAGGAAACCCGACAAAAGGCTGTCTCTTTCTCAGTCTCTGGCTATATCCAGtatccttttgcttttaagataacttctcattgttttctttgcatatgtaatttttttaagttacgtttttaaatttgaaaaaatccaaataaggtctaaaatgaaagttttctcTTCATCGCTGTGACTTTGATCAGGACTTTGTTGCATGCTGCAGCCATGTTGAAAGCAGTAAACAACTGCTAGAAAACAATGTCCAAAGAAAAGGGATAGCAGTAATTGAAAGATGAGGAAATAATCTTAGATATTCACAGACTGTAAGTCCTGGGAGGTATTAACACAACCGTATAGATGCTAAATAAATCAATTGTGGTGTTGTCACTTAACACCTTCTATTGCACTTTCATTAAATTGCCTTATTTATTACTACTATTAGTTACAGTAGGTTTTTTAGCTGTTTGCACAGAACTGTTGCTTAACTTCATTACTTTTTTATATCAAcagaattttctctctctttataATAGACACCACACTTGTGATCGTTTCCTAAATGATGGTGAAAATTTAAATTCCACCAGATTGTAATTCCTTTTCAGTTGGTTAAAAAATGAGCTAGATAGCAGATGCACTTTTCTTTTAGTCACattaaaaattaggaaaaagagACTGATATTCAAAAACTGTGAAGTTACAAGCTTGATACTATCTGTGTTTAAAGGCAGAGAATCACTaacattgtaaagaaaaaaggtatGAAACAcatctggaaaataatttcagctatGGGCTCTAGCAGACAACAGGAATTTTGGTTTCCTATGTCAGCGTCCTATGCACGTGCCCTGTACCTTACTTTATGAATCCTTACACCATGAGTACACAGTTCATGgagtacacacacacaaaaatataaatatataggaTATACAGCTGTACCTACATGAAGTGCTATATTTATCTAGTCTTGAGTTCAAAAATTCTAAGGTTATCTGgcaaaataacataaaaatgaGTTACATCTTTTCCCTTTAACTTGTGCTTTGTGATTATCTGGCATGTTTTTTAGAACTACATTCAAAGTCTTGTTGTTTACCCTCGTTCAGGATTGTTGTTATTGTAATGTCAACATTTTCACTGGCAGTATTCCAGCTAAACATCATCCGTCCTTAACACGGCTTGCTACAGTACTGTAGCTTTAAATCAAGCAGTAATAGTGGTATTGGCTTTTAGGTGCTGAAAACTATGTTTACTATGTAATTCTTAGCAAACTACACAGTACTGAATTTATTGCACAACACTCCATACCACAATTATCCTGCAGTAAAATAATATGCAAAAGTCTCGTATGATATGTTACTTGCAACATTTGCAGCAGCAGTACACTTAATTACAAACAAGTTGCTTGTAAACCTTGAGCATCTTGACTTGTACCTCTTCCCCACCCCTACTTCCCCCCCCCAGTTCTACTGTCTCTGCAGGTGTAACTGGAAcaattgtttgtttttcaaagttctTCACTCTCCACCACCTTGTGGGTTGGGGATGAAAACAGCATAGGGCTTTCAGTAGttgggaagacagaaaaaatgtcGAGTCCTTGACCGGTAAGGTTTGCATACCGGCTGCCACCAGGTCGAAGCTTTATTGGTTGCGGAATTTGATGGTGCCACTGAGctaaagcaacagaaacagaacaggCTGTATAAACATCTAAGTAAGTTAGCAATGAAACAGCAGAAGTCAATGCACACAACTGAAAAGTTGCTTCCAACATTCTTGAAGAGAGCACAGCATTGCTGTTCTGTTTTAGGCTCTGTTCCTTCAAATATTGTCAATATAGTTATatgttgatattttttattaaagtcTACAGATTAAATTCCATCCCTGTTCAATTCAATAGCAACGTTTACATGGATTTCACTAGGTCCAAAATTTAATCTTTGGAGCCTCCTCCAAAGCTCTTgcaatcaaaattaaaaatataccaTAGCATGAACAGAGATGAACAAACTGGACATGGCTCTGATTTTGTATTATGACGTCCTCTGGAGAACTTGtcttcctgatatttt
Proteins encoded in this region:
- the ATOH7 gene encoding transcription factor ATOH7 translates to MKTCKSSHLDSGVESNIQCRSGPGCVVKCSSERMENAAKRRLAANARERRRMQGLNTAFDRLRKVVPQWGQDKKLSKYETLQMALSYIMALTRILAEAERYSTEREWISLHCEHFHPESCHHYTGQKMAMDSDPYAQRIFSYHPEHFQIAN